In one window of Deinococcus sp. KSM4-11 DNA:
- a CDS encoding methylated-DNA--[protein]-cysteine S-methyltransferase yields MQGAFQAGILALVARIPAGRVMTYGQLALLAGAPGAARQAGQVMNGLTAETALPWHRVINAQGRVSTYKVGTGDLQEQLLRAEGVAFDETGRCDLATLQWWPEGTPAAPPDPLF; encoded by the coding sequence GTGCAGGGCGCCTTCCAGGCAGGCATCCTGGCGCTGGTGGCCCGCATTCCCGCCGGACGCGTCATGACCTACGGGCAACTGGCCCTGCTGGCCGGCGCTCCCGGCGCGGCGCGGCAGGCGGGCCAGGTCATGAACGGCCTGACAGCCGAGACGGCCCTGCCCTGGCACCGCGTGATCAACGCTCAGGGCCGCGTCAGCACCTACAAGGTGGGCACCGGCGACCTCCAGGAACAGCTGTTGCGCGCCGAGGGCGTGGCCTTCGACGAGACCGGGCGCTGCGACCTGGCCACCCTGCAATGGTGGCCGGAAGGAACGCCCGCTGCCCCCCCCGATCCTCTCTTCTGA
- a CDS encoding TAXI family TRAP transporter solute-binding subunit, whose translation MKALSLTLALTLTAAQAAPATFLNVATGSSTGTYSAMFKNIGVQCAQSAYLKERGTSGSLENIDLLLSNQVSLAFVQSDVLKAKQQIDQDARVDNIKALLPLHNEEVHLFAKPAVVKKNIFGKTTTTGVTTFADLKNKRVAAWGGSLITAKVLSAKLAVPYTILSVKDRDAAFAALNAGQVDAILAVVGQPAPWVKDLNGVNLVPVPYTAALSGLYSSAKLLYENMGADAVPTVAVQSVLVTRDFKTADKKKILLDYQKCAINHLVNLQEDEGMHPKWQEVTFKTWPWPQYK comes from the coding sequence GTGAAAGCACTGTCCCTGACCCTCGCCCTGACGCTCACCGCCGCGCAGGCCGCGCCCGCCACCTTCCTGAACGTCGCGACCGGCAGTTCCACCGGCACCTACTCGGCCATGTTCAAGAACATCGGCGTGCAGTGCGCGCAGAGCGCGTACCTCAAGGAACGCGGCACCAGCGGCAGCCTGGAGAACATCGACCTGCTGCTCAGCAACCAGGTCTCGCTGGCCTTCGTGCAGAGCGACGTCCTGAAGGCCAAGCAGCAGATCGACCAGGACGCCCGCGTGGACAACATCAAGGCCCTGTTGCCCCTGCACAACGAGGAAGTGCACCTGTTCGCCAAACCGGCGGTCGTGAAGAAGAACATCTTCGGAAAGACCACCACGACCGGCGTGACCACCTTCGCCGACCTGAAGAACAAGCGGGTCGCCGCGTGGGGCGGCAGCCTGATCACCGCGAAGGTGCTCAGCGCCAAGCTGGCCGTGCCGTACACCATCCTGAGCGTCAAGGACCGCGACGCCGCCTTCGCCGCCCTGAACGCCGGACAGGTCGACGCCATCCTGGCCGTGGTCGGTCAGCCTGCCCCCTGGGTGAAGGATCTCAATGGCGTGAATCTGGTGCCCGTGCCGTACACGGCGGCCCTCAGCGGCCTGTACTCCAGCGCCAAACTGCTGTACGAGAACATGGGCGCCGATGCCGTCCCCACCGTCGCCGTGCAGAGCGTCCTGGTGACCCGCGACTTCAAGACGGCCGACAAGAAGAAGATCCTGCTCGACTACCAGAAGTGCGCCATCAACCACCTCGTGAACCTTCAGGAAGACGAGGGCATGCACCCCAAATGGCAGGAAGTGACGTTCAAGACGTGGCCCTGGCCGCAGTACAAGTAA
- a CDS encoding GNAT family N-acetyltransferase, protein MPTLIRPATPDDAPGIAHVHVMGWRETYTGLMPEDFLARMTDDDMRTRRTAMWLDRLSGDRGGVVVATTARGVVGFAAVGPPRDHPGYDAELGALYTLREVHGYGTGRALLQAAAQAAWNGGARNLALWVLDVNPTRAWYARQGAREAGSKTDGPLTEIRMVWDDLGTLI, encoded by the coding sequence ATGCCCACCCTGATTCGCCCCGCCACACCGGACGACGCCCCGGGTATTGCCCACGTGCACGTCATGGGATGGCGCGAAACCTACACCGGTCTGATGCCGGAGGACTTCCTGGCCCGCATGACCGATGACGACATGCGGACGCGGCGCACGGCAATGTGGCTCGACCGGCTGTCTGGCGACCGGGGCGGGGTCGTGGTGGCCACGACGGCCCGCGGGGTGGTGGGCTTCGCAGCCGTCGGGCCGCCCCGCGACCATCCGGGCTACGACGCCGAACTCGGGGCGCTGTACACCCTGCGGGAGGTTCACGGATACGGCACCGGCCGGGCGCTGCTGCAGGCCGCCGCGCAGGCGGCGTGGAACGGCGGGGCGCGGAATCTGGCCCTGTGGGTGCTGGACGTCAATCCCACGCGAGCGTGGTATGCCCGGCAGGGCGCACGGGAGGCCGGTTCGAAGACCGACGGGCCACTCACCGAGATCCGGATGGTCTGGGACGACCTGGGCACCTTGATCTGA
- a CDS encoding RNB domain-containing ribonuclease: MTAPLPNLTPAQRTEIELLARGKQDKSRTMRDLGQSETPEAAHALLLRTGLWTEARTPYADRLHATTVPLDLPIPPFPDETRLDLTHLDAWAIDDEGNRDPDDAVAIETLPGGLTRLWVHVADVAALVPPDSVLDEAARSRGATLYLPDSTTGMLPDALVEQAGLGLHPTSPALSVSLDLDADGNADAVDVQLTTVRVTRLSYTQAQAQLDAGAPPFVALQRLARASRALREAEGALTIDLPEVRLKADEHGVTILPMPKPEMRFVVQECMTLAGWGAAIFADDNGIPVPFATQDHPTREVRGDSLSAQWARRRTLARTRFQPAPGPHHGMGLDLYAQVTSPMRRYLDLVVHQQLRAFLAGADPMPGRVMASHIAQAALNADGTRQAERQSRRHHTLRYVAAQPEREWTAIVVDRRGPQATLLIPELALDLPLSTSAPLGAELKVRLEGVSLPGLSVRARVM; encoded by the coding sequence ATGACTGCCCCACTGCCCAACCTCACGCCCGCCCAGCGCACCGAAATCGAGCTGCTGGCGCGCGGCAAACAGGACAAGAGCCGCACCATGCGCGACCTGGGACAGAGCGAGACGCCCGAAGCCGCGCACGCCCTGCTGCTCCGCACCGGCCTGTGGACTGAGGCCCGCACGCCCTACGCGGACCGCCTGCACGCCACCACCGTGCCCCTCGACCTGCCGATTCCGCCCTTCCCCGACGAGACGCGCCTCGACCTGACCCACCTGGACGCCTGGGCAATCGACGACGAGGGCAACCGCGACCCCGATGACGCCGTGGCCATCGAGACGCTTCCCGGCGGCCTGACCCGCCTGTGGGTGCACGTGGCCGATGTGGCCGCCCTGGTACCCCCGGACAGCGTCCTGGACGAGGCAGCCCGCTCACGCGGCGCGACCCTGTACCTGCCGGATTCCACTACCGGCATGCTTCCAGACGCGCTGGTCGAGCAGGCCGGGCTGGGCCTGCACCCCACCTCGCCGGCGCTGTCGGTGTCGCTGGATCTGGACGCGGACGGCAACGCGGACGCCGTGGACGTGCAGCTCACGACCGTGCGGGTCACGCGCCTGAGCTACACGCAGGCGCAGGCGCAACTGGACGCGGGCGCCCCGCCCTTCGTGGCCCTGCAGCGCCTCGCGCGGGCCAGCCGGGCGCTGCGCGAGGCCGAAGGCGCGCTGACCATCGACCTGCCGGAAGTGCGCCTGAAGGCCGACGAGCACGGTGTGACGATTCTGCCCATGCCCAAGCCTGAGATGCGGTTCGTGGTGCAGGAGTGCATGACGCTGGCTGGCTGGGGCGCGGCGATCTTCGCGGACGACAACGGCATTCCCGTGCCCTTCGCCACACAGGATCATCCGACCCGTGAGGTGCGTGGCGACAGCCTCAGTGCGCAGTGGGCCCGGCGCCGCACCCTGGCCCGGACGCGCTTTCAGCCCGCGCCGGGGCCACACCACGGCATGGGCCTCGACCTGTACGCGCAGGTGACCAGTCCCATGCGCCGCTACCTGGATCTGGTCGTGCACCAGCAACTGCGGGCCTTCCTGGCGGGCGCAGACCCGATGCCGGGCCGGGTGATGGCGTCGCATATCGCGCAGGCGGCGCTGAACGCCGACGGGACGCGGCAGGCCGAGCGCCAGAGCCGCCGCCACCACACGCTGCGCTACGTGGCTGCGCAGCCGGAACGCGAATGGACGGCCATCGTCGTGGACCGGCGGGGGCCGCAGGCGACGCTGCTGATCCCGGAACTCGCCCTCGACCTGCCGCTGAGCACGTCCGCGCCGCTGGGCGCCGAACTGAAGGTCAGACTGGAGGGCGTGAGCCTGCCCGGCCTGAGCGTGCGTGCCCGCGTGATGTGA
- a CDS encoding c-type cytochrome, which translates to MNRMPQRNAGDVLSWALGVTVGGILGAALLIATPIMMRQAAKTGTAATTETATATPAAAAPTPAPEQASTSAATPADSSAMAAGDAKAGATVFASNCAGCHGAAAKGGVGANLTTADGPKAWTDAQMITALREGKTPQKTLNTIMPRFTAAQVSDTDIANIHAWIKSLN; encoded by the coding sequence ATGAACAGAATGCCGCAGCGGAATGCTGGAGATGTGCTGTCCTGGGCCCTGGGCGTCACCGTGGGGGGCATCCTGGGAGCCGCCCTGCTGATCGCCACGCCCATCATGATGCGCCAGGCCGCCAAGACGGGCACCGCCGCCACGACCGAGACCGCCACGGCCACGCCGGCCGCGGCTGCGCCCACTCCAGCTCCCGAGCAGGCCTCGACCTCGGCCGCCACGCCCGCCGACTCCAGTGCCATGGCTGCCGGGGATGCGAAGGCGGGAGCGACGGTGTTCGCCAGCAACTGCGCGGGCTGTCACGGCGCCGCGGCCAAGGGTGGCGTCGGCGCCAACCTCACCACTGCCGACGGCCCCAAGGCCTGGACCGACGCCCAGATGATCACCGCCCTGCGCGAGGGCAAGACCCCCCAGAAGACCCTGAATACCATCATGCCGCGCTTCACGGCCGCGCAGGTCAGCGACACCGACATCGCCAACATTCACGCCTGGATCAAGTCCCTGAATTGA
- a CDS encoding peptidoglycan-binding protein has product MRFPAALQCALLGVLLASPAWAAPAGPDVERVAVRAAQALDGVLRSCPASFSKIGTDAKACVGVGGTVEEVRVTLGAAFSGELYGVWRSRDGQVSVFNWVATTAGHVYLRVQPDPDGRAQSLVYLDVPPDSSGSASPGSGTQLGSVTLTPVPGSAGSPAADPASTVPQAPAGTPDAGTAPVAADKAGAPVPFRRTLGVATPRMSGPDVLAVQNRLISLMRPARPGRGDGWFGPVTAATVRAFQGANGLPVTGKVDRATWDALFSASARPYTPPKTS; this is encoded by the coding sequence ATGAGGTTCCCCGCTGCCCTCCAGTGCGCCCTGCTGGGTGTCCTGCTGGCCAGTCCGGCGTGGGCGGCCCCGGCCGGCCCGGATGTCGAGCGGGTGGCCGTGCGCGCCGCGCAGGCGCTGGACGGTGTGCTGCGCAGTTGCCCGGCGAGTTTCTCTAAGATCGGCACCGACGCGAAGGCGTGCGTCGGGGTGGGCGGCACCGTCGAGGAAGTGCGCGTGACGCTGGGCGCGGCCTTCTCGGGTGAGCTGTACGGCGTGTGGCGCAGCCGGGACGGGCAGGTCAGCGTGTTCAACTGGGTGGCGACCACGGCCGGGCACGTGTACCTGCGGGTGCAGCCGGATCCGGATGGCCGGGCGCAGTCCCTCGTGTACCTGGACGTTCCGCCGGACAGTAGCGGCAGCGCCAGTCCCGGGAGCGGGACGCAGCTCGGCAGCGTGACCCTGACGCCAGTGCCCGGCAGTGCTGGATCTCCGGCCGCGGATCCGGCCAGCACAGTTCCCCAGGCGCCGGCCGGCACGCCCGATGCGGGAACGGCTCCTGTCGCAGCCGACAAGGCCGGGGCGCCCGTGCCGTTCCGGCGCACGCTGGGAGTGGCCACGCCCCGGATGAGTGGCCCCGACGTGCTGGCCGTGCAGAACCGCCTGATCAGCCTGATGCGCCCGGCGCGGCCCGGGCGGGGGGACGGCTGGTTCGGGCCGGTCACGGCGGCGACCGTGCGGGCCTTCCAGGGCGCGAACGGCCTGCCCGTCACGGGGAAGGTCGACCGGGCGACGTGGGACGCGCTGTTCTCGGCGTCGGCGCGGCCTTACACGCCTCCGAAGACCTCCTGA
- a CDS encoding acyl-CoA dehydrogenase C-terminal domain-containing protein, whose amino-acid sequence MPTYKAPLRDMKFVMTELLGAEQQLQQMPYYTGNETADGDLIDQVLGEAARFVEGELVALNRVGDQEGCVRDEHGEVTTPTGFKAAYRKYRDAGWTALDADPAYGGQGMPHLVSNALVEMLNSANVAWGMYPGLSHGAYTALHAVGSDELKDLYLPKLVSGEWTGTMCLTEPHAGTDLGIIRTKATDNGDGSYAITGTKIFISAGEHDLTDNILHLVLARLEGSPQGTKGISLFLVPKYLPTPDGRPGERNGVVCGSLEHKMGIHGNATAVLNFDGAKGWLVGEINKGMNHMFIMMNAARLGTGLQGLGLGEVAYQNALSYAKDRLQMRHEPRVNPGEAADPILVHPDVRRMLLTGKAYTEAGRAMAMWLALSIDTEHHHPDEARRAEAADLVALLTPIAKAFMTDNGFNITVQSQQVYGGHGFIQEWGMEQFVRDARIGQIYEGTNGIQALDLLGRKVLMDGGKKLQKLAATLQDFVDEHESDEHIGDYVGQLGKAAQQLGSLTMVIGQKAMQEGGADEVNAAAVDYLRFFGHVVYGYLWARMAKIAQDNIDAGKDKDGFYLAKVQTARFYFAKLFPETKSLAATIKAGNETLAVDDRAVFGWEHALVNA is encoded by the coding sequence ATGCCCACGTACAAGGCCCCCCTGCGCGACATGAAATTTGTCATGACCGAACTGCTCGGTGCGGAGCAGCAGCTCCAGCAGATGCCCTATTACACCGGCAACGAGACCGCCGACGGCGACCTGATCGACCAGGTGCTGGGCGAGGCCGCCCGCTTCGTGGAGGGCGAACTCGTGGCCCTGAACCGCGTGGGCGATCAGGAAGGCTGCGTCCGCGACGAGCACGGCGAGGTCACCACCCCCACCGGCTTCAAGGCCGCCTACAGGAAGTACCGTGACGCCGGCTGGACGGCCCTGGACGCCGACCCCGCATACGGCGGACAGGGCATGCCGCACCTCGTCAGCAACGCCCTGGTCGAGATGCTGAACTCCGCGAACGTCGCCTGGGGCATGTACCCCGGCCTGAGCCACGGCGCGTACACCGCCCTGCACGCCGTCGGCAGCGACGAACTCAAGGATCTGTACCTGCCCAAACTGGTGAGCGGCGAGTGGACCGGCACCATGTGCCTGACCGAGCCGCACGCCGGCACCGACCTCGGCATCATCCGCACGAAGGCGACCGACAACGGCGACGGCAGCTACGCCATCACCGGCACCAAGATCTTCATCTCGGCCGGCGAGCACGACCTGACCGACAACATCCTGCACCTCGTCCTGGCACGCCTGGAGGGCAGCCCCCAGGGCACCAAGGGCATCTCGCTGTTCCTGGTGCCCAAGTACCTGCCGACTCCTGACGGCCGGCCCGGCGAGCGCAACGGCGTCGTGTGCGGCAGCCTGGAACACAAGATGGGCATCCACGGCAACGCCACCGCCGTACTGAACTTCGATGGCGCCAAGGGCTGGCTGGTCGGCGAGATCAACAAGGGCATGAACCACATGTTCATCATGATGAACGCCGCCCGCCTGGGCACCGGCCTGCAGGGCCTCGGCCTGGGTGAGGTCGCGTACCAGAACGCCCTGAGCTACGCCAAAGACCGCCTTCAGATGCGCCACGAACCGCGCGTGAATCCCGGCGAGGCGGCCGACCCGATCCTCGTGCACCCCGACGTGCGCCGCATGCTCCTGACCGGCAAGGCCTACACCGAAGCCGGGCGCGCCATGGCCATGTGGCTGGCCCTGAGCATCGACACCGAGCACCACCACCCGGACGAGGCCAGGCGGGCGGAAGCGGCCGATCTGGTCGCGCTGCTGACCCCCATCGCCAAGGCCTTCATGACCGACAACGGGTTCAACATCACGGTGCAGAGCCAGCAGGTGTACGGCGGGCACGGCTTCATCCAGGAATGGGGCATGGAGCAGTTCGTCCGGGACGCCCGCATCGGCCAGATCTACGAGGGCACCAACGGCATCCAGGCCCTCGACCTGCTGGGCCGCAAGGTGCTGATGGACGGCGGCAAGAAACTCCAGAAGCTCGCCGCCACGCTTCAGGACTTCGTCGACGAGCACGAGAGCGACGAGCACATCGGCGACTACGTGGGGCAGCTCGGCAAAGCCGCGCAGCAGCTCGGCAGCCTGACCATGGTCATCGGCCAGAAGGCCATGCAGGAGGGCGGCGCCGACGAGGTCAACGCCGCCGCCGTGGACTACCTGCGCTTCTTCGGGCACGTCGTGTACGGCTACCTGTGGGCGCGCATGGCGAAGATCGCGCAGGACAACATCGACGCGGGCAAGGATAAGGACGGCTTCTACCTGGCTAAGGTGCAGACCGCGCGGTTCTACTTCGCCAAGTTATTCCCCGAGACCAAGTCGCTGGCCGCCACCATCAAGGCCGGGAACGAGACCCTGGCCGTGGATGACAGAGCGGTGTTCGGCTGGGAACACGCCCTCGTGAACGCCTGA
- a CDS encoding DUF2089 domain-containing protein, which yields MRPLPLPFPDETDSPLVTELRFPTSGVTVRGVFELNEFAVLTPDNLEFLRLYIRVRGNLKEVERVLGVSYPTVRARFDTLLRAIGYEPELADPHAEVLSSLERGEITPEEAARKLRR from the coding sequence ATGCGCCCCCTGCCCCTGCCCTTCCCGGACGAGACCGACTCACCGCTGGTGACGGAACTGCGGTTCCCGACCAGCGGCGTGACCGTGCGCGGCGTGTTCGAACTGAACGAGTTCGCGGTGCTCACCCCGGACAACCTGGAATTCCTGCGCCTGTACATCCGCGTGCGTGGCAACCTCAAGGAGGTCGAGCGGGTGCTGGGTGTCAGTTACCCCACGGTGCGCGCCCGTTTCGACACGCTGCTGCGCGCCATCGGCTACGAACCCGAACTGGCCGACCCACACGCCGAGGTGCTGAGCAGCCTGGAACGCGGCGAGATCACGCCGGAGGAAGCGGCCCGCAAACTGCGGCGCTAG
- a CDS encoding Crp/Fnr family transcriptional regulator has protein sequence MNYPSLVWHLKRTELFADLELAELERVAATTPYRSFQPGEVIYRMDDPADALYFVRSGLVKISKLFPNGKEAILGVIGQHDTFGELLLQPEERRPTQAEALERTVLIVLPRNELQKLLNTKPDLAMKLIRLMAARFFEAQAWTATVNAYSAPERVASLLYRLAREFGRPHSQGVELNLKLNQEDIARMVGATRETVSHSLGKLKSDGAIVRARTPIVVRMDALRRYIDEGN, from the coding sequence ATGAACTATCCGAGCCTGGTCTGGCATCTGAAGCGAACAGAATTGTTTGCCGACCTGGAACTGGCCGAACTGGAACGCGTGGCCGCGACGACGCCCTACCGTTCCTTCCAGCCCGGCGAGGTCATCTACCGCATGGACGATCCCGCCGACGCGCTGTATTTCGTGCGCAGCGGTCTCGTGAAGATCAGCAAACTCTTCCCGAACGGCAAGGAAGCCATCCTGGGCGTCATCGGGCAGCACGACACCTTCGGGGAACTGCTGCTGCAACCCGAGGAACGCCGCCCCACCCAGGCCGAGGCGCTGGAACGCACGGTGCTGATCGTGCTGCCGCGCAACGAACTCCAGAAACTCCTGAACACCAAGCCGGACCTCGCCATGAAACTGATCCGCCTGATGGCTGCTCGGTTCTTCGAGGCGCAGGCCTGGACGGCCACCGTGAACGCGTACTCCGCTCCAGAGCGCGTGGCGAGCCTGCTCTACCGTCTGGCGCGCGAGTTCGGCCGGCCCCACAGCCAGGGCGTCGAACTGAACCTCAAGCTGAACCAGGAAGACATCGCCCGGATGGTCGGCGCGACCCGCGAGACGGTCAGCCACTCGCTCGGCAAGCTCAAGAGCGACGGCGCGATCGTCCGCGCCCGCACGCCCATCGTGGTACGCATGGACGCCCTGCGGCGCTATATCGACGAAGGGAACTGA
- a CDS encoding N-acetylmuramoyl-L-alanine amidase produces the protein MKGTAILLSSALLVLGVASAQTVTPVPPGAVPSTSTPLTLTGVQNATFGQPRFGSAGSITRVVFDLQAGVSYTLTPTFTGLRIDVQGARVLPSVAARAGSSVSEYRAGGGQVTLITPFPLSMSEGWRASEATLATGTRVLILEIGPTLSGGPSEALQGTLRAAATTTPEAQAVLDAPLPTPASAVTPSVAPAPAASTPALTTPSAPATTPVTVNLLDSAPPGDSVTPARAGTTLPPAPALPSPDADQPSALTGQVPGRPVPGSQLGAPRIGKNPGQTRVVLELPSGSTYRLVPGPQGLRLDLTGVDTAPQTAQNLSPELRSWRYESTLGGVTVTLVTAAPTTARSGWHAQLLPPGTGSDRSRLVIDLSPALADLTPLLPAERLIAAVPPVPGSSGLAILALVPSYVKPRVVLDPGHGGSDPGAVGSVVEKQVTLDVALRVRDLLSAAGVDVVLTRDSDRELNATKSTDLELRAGMGTPGTQLFVSIHVNAMEPRNALRGYGVETWWNPNHPRSSALAGLLQRDVVEATGAFNQGLKNSQSLSVLRNSRIPAALVEIGYTSHPVDGLNLKDTNYLDRVAVGIAQGIREALVTGVTASGR, from the coding sequence ATGAAGGGAACCGCCATCCTGCTCTCATCTGCGCTGCTGGTGCTGGGCGTGGCGTCGGCCCAGACGGTGACGCCGGTTCCGCCGGGCGCAGTCCCCAGCACTTCCACGCCACTGACCCTGACCGGCGTGCAGAACGCCACCTTCGGCCAACCCCGCTTCGGCAGTGCGGGCAGTATCACGCGGGTCGTCTTCGACCTTCAGGCGGGCGTGAGTTACACGCTCACGCCGACCTTCACGGGCCTGCGTATCGACGTGCAGGGCGCGCGGGTGCTGCCGTCCGTGGCGGCGCGTGCAGGCAGCAGTGTCAGCGAGTACCGGGCGGGGGGTGGTCAGGTCACGCTGATCACCCCCTTTCCCCTGTCCATGTCCGAGGGCTGGCGGGCCAGCGAGGCCACCCTCGCGACCGGCACCCGCGTCCTGATCTTGGAGATCGGCCCGACCCTCAGCGGCGGCCCCAGCGAGGCCCTGCAGGGCACGCTGCGGGCCGCGGCGACCACCACGCCGGAAGCCCAGGCGGTGCTCGACGCGCCCCTGCCCACGCCAGCCTCAGCCGTGACGCCGTCGGTCGCACCTGCGCCTGCGGCGTCCACGCCGGCGCTCACCACGCCGTCCGCACCGGCGACCACCCCGGTCACGGTCAATCTGCTCGACAGCGCCCCGCCCGGCGACTCGGTCACGCCCGCCCGCGCCGGCACCACCCTGCCCCCGGCCCCGGCCCTGCCCAGCCCGGATGCCGACCAGCCCAGTGCCCTGACCGGGCAGGTGCCGGGCCGCCCCGTGCCGGGGAGTCAGCTGGGCGCGCCCCGGATCGGGAAGAACCCAGGGCAGACCCGCGTGGTGCTGGAACTGCCGTCGGGCAGCACCTACCGCCTGGTGCCGGGCCCCCAGGGCCTGCGTCTGGATCTGACCGGCGTGGACACCGCGCCGCAGACGGCGCAGAACCTCAGTCCGGAACTGCGCTCCTGGCGGTACGAGAGCACGCTCGGTGGCGTGACCGTGACCCTGGTGACTGCGGCCCCCACCACCGCCCGCAGCGGCTGGCACGCGCAACTGCTCCCGCCCGGCACCGGAAGCGACCGTTCCCGGCTGGTGATCGACCTGTCACCCGCCCTGGCCGACCTGACCCCCCTGCTCCCGGCGGAGCGGCTGATCGCGGCCGTCCCACCGGTACCGGGCAGCAGCGGCCTGGCGATCCTGGCGCTCGTGCCGTCGTACGTGAAGCCGCGCGTGGTGCTCGACCCCGGACACGGCGGTTCCGATCCGGGCGCGGTGGGCTCCGTGGTGGAGAAACAGGTCACGCTGGACGTCGCCCTGCGCGTCCGCGACCTGCTGAGTGCCGCCGGCGTGGACGTCGTGCTGACCCGGGACAGCGACCGGGAACTGAACGCCACCAAATCCACGGATCTGGAACTGCGTGCCGGGATGGGCACGCCCGGCACCCAACTGTTCGTGAGCATCCACGTGAACGCCATGGAACCCCGCAACGCCCTGCGCGGCTACGGCGTCGAGACGTGGTGGAACCCGAACCATCCGCGATCCAGCGCCCTGGCCGGACTGCTGCAACGCGACGTGGTCGAGGCGACCGGCGCGTTCAACCAGGGCCTCAAGAACAGCCAGTCGCTGTCGGTGCTGCGCAACAGCCGCATTCCTGCCGCGCTCGTCGAGATCGGGTACACCAGTCACCCGGTGGACGGCCTAAACCTGAAGGACACCAATTACCTCGACCGGGTCGCGGTGGGCATTGCGCAGGGCATCCGCGAGGCGCTGGTCACGGGCGTGACCGCCAGCGGGCGCTGA
- a CDS encoding tRNA-binding protein: protein MATELKDTVSFEDTLGRLDVRLGRIVDAQPAPDAPKASYRLTIDFGKFGTRVSVGRFTGHAAGDLIGRQVVGVLNFAPRQIGAETSEVLVLGVQYPGAPSGEATFLTPATEAKLGSKVF from the coding sequence GTGGCGACCGAACTGAAGGACACCGTGAGTTTCGAGGACACCCTGGGCCGCCTCGACGTGCGCCTGGGCCGGATCGTGGACGCACAGCCCGCACCGGACGCCCCGAAAGCGTCGTACCGGCTGACCATCGACTTCGGGAAGTTCGGAACCCGGGTCAGCGTGGGCCGCTTTACCGGGCACGCGGCCGGCGACCTGATCGGCCGGCAGGTGGTGGGCGTCCTGAACTTCGCGCCGCGCCAGATCGGTGCTGAAACCTCAGAGGTATTGGTGCTGGGGGTGCAGTATCCCGGCGCGCCGAGCGGCGAGGCCACCTTCCTGACTCCGGCGACCGAGGCGAAGCTTGGAAGCAAGGTCTTCTGA
- a CDS encoding LysR family transcriptional regulator, whose translation MASLDAFRVFVAVYRTGSVSGAARERHLTQPAVSAQLAALEARVGERLFTRTPRGVTPTERGKVLYAQVADSVDRLDRAARALRIAAPPPGPLRLGCTAEFLHGFILPSLPGLELSISATLGPPRDLLGLVEAGTLDAALTTLPPPGRALTEHAVADMEFLLIGPPDWSPPTPAALGAWLNARPWVSSSVELPVTRRLFSQALGVRFAAAPALVAPDLRAVVRAVELGLGATLAPRFAADDALAAGRVRNLLPGAAPVLPERWRLVCRVADDDRDDLRRLVLALRHGARPPESDGDSGLNSGT comes from the coding sequence ATGGCTTCACTGGACGCGTTCCGGGTGTTCGTCGCGGTGTACCGCACGGGCAGCGTAAGTGGCGCCGCCCGCGAACGGCACCTGACGCAACCGGCGGTCAGCGCGCAACTGGCGGCCCTGGAGGCGCGGGTCGGCGAGCGGCTGTTCACGCGCACGCCGCGCGGCGTGACGCCCACCGAGCGCGGCAAGGTGCTGTACGCGCAGGTGGCGGACAGCGTGGATCGGCTCGACCGGGCCGCGCGTGCCCTGCGGATCGCCGCGCCGCCACCCGGGCCGCTGCGGCTGGGCTGCACCGCGGAATTCCTGCACGGCTTCATCCTGCCGAGTCTGCCGGGGCTGGAATTGTCAATCAGCGCCACCCTTGGGCCGCCACGCGACCTGCTGGGCCTGGTGGAGGCGGGCACGCTGGATGCCGCGCTGACGACCCTGCCCCCGCCGGGCCGCGCGCTGACGGAACACGCTGTGGCGGACATGGAGTTCCTGCTGATCGGCCCCCCGGACTGGTCACCACCCACTCCGGCCGCGCTGGGCGCGTGGCTGAACGCGCGGCCCTGGGTGAGTTCCAGCGTGGAACTGCCGGTCACGCGGCGCCTGTTCAGTCAGGCGCTGGGCGTGCGGTTCGCGGCGGCGCCGGCCCTGGTCGCGCCTGACCTGCGCGCCGTGGTGCGGGCGGTGGAACTGGGCCTGGGGGCCACGCTCGCTCCACGCTTCGCGGCTGACGACGCGCTGGCCGCAGGCCGCGTGCGCAACCTGCTGCCCGGGGCGGCTCCCGTGCTGCCGGAACGCTGGCGACTGGTGTGCCGCGTGGCCGACGATGACCGGGACGACCTGCGGCGTCTGGTTCTGGCCCTCCGGCACGGCGCCCGCCCACCAGAATCAGACGGCGACTCGGGACTCAATTCAGGGACTTGA